In a genomic window of Nesterenkonia halotolerans:
- a CDS encoding alpha/beta fold hydrolase, with amino-acid sequence MIRPWTEHPARTGTRRQIPLSFASADDDGARLSTSAAVWHYSPAPRADSQAQPATPRLLFIHGFRGDHHGMALIVDALPEYEIFVPDLPGFGETAPLKREQGELGKHDLDAYAVFVEALADELSLGPRDVVVGHSFGSIIVAAHEARRARGGKPPRWAGLGLFAPISNDIFTGRLLPGAAGVDAYYRLARALPARAAQLILHSPLALAVTNASMIVSQDPALIRYIRDQHRRYFSSYSDPSTLLQAYWASSRHTVTEFASDLQLPVLLAPGTQDQLSTPAGQRSLRDALPHGELQVLRGTGHLLHYERPAPAARALRRFLLSLDQPDARDENGRLA; translated from the coding sequence GTGATCCGCCCGTGGACCGAGCATCCGGCTCGAACAGGAACCCGCCGCCAGATTCCGCTGAGCTTCGCCTCGGCCGACGACGACGGCGCCCGGCTGAGCACTTCGGCTGCGGTCTGGCACTACTCCCCCGCACCCCGAGCCGACTCGCAGGCGCAGCCCGCGACCCCGCGGCTGCTGTTCATCCACGGGTTCCGCGGAGACCATCACGGCATGGCGCTGATCGTCGATGCACTGCCCGAGTATGAGATCTTCGTGCCGGACCTGCCCGGGTTCGGCGAGACCGCCCCATTGAAGCGCGAACAGGGCGAACTGGGAAAACACGACCTCGACGCCTACGCGGTGTTCGTCGAGGCACTCGCCGATGAGCTCAGCCTCGGGCCCCGGGACGTTGTGGTGGGTCACTCCTTCGGATCGATCATCGTAGCCGCGCATGAGGCGCGCCGCGCCCGCGGCGGGAAGCCCCCGCGCTGGGCGGGACTGGGACTCTTCGCCCCGATCAGCAACGACATCTTCACCGGTCGCCTGCTGCCGGGTGCCGCCGGTGTCGACGCATACTACCGCCTGGCCCGAGCGCTCCCAGCCCGGGCAGCGCAGCTGATCCTGCACTCCCCCCTCGCTCTTGCGGTCACGAACGCCTCCATGATCGTGTCCCAAGATCCGGCGCTGATCCGCTATATCCGCGACCAACACCGGCGATACTTCAGCAGCTATTCCGATCCGTCCACGCTCCTGCAGGCCTACTGGGCATCAAGCCGCCATACGGTGACAGAGTTCGCCTCCGATCTCCAGCTTCCGGTGCTGCTCGCCCCGGGCACCCAGGACCAGCTGAGCACGCCTGCCGGGCAGCGCAGCCTGCGCGACGCGCTGCCACACGGAGAGCTCCAGGTGCTGCGCGGCACCGGACATCTGCTCCACTATGAGCGACCAGCTCCGGCGGCCCGGGCACTGCGCCGGTTCCTGCTCAGCCTCGATCAGCCCGACGCCCGAGACGAGAATGGACGGCTCGCCTAG
- a CDS encoding ComEA family DNA-binding protein: MEAWPEDELSRRERLRAQREAAHAAPARIGLKLTAVVVIVIALLAWLVVSWFTSARSASAPLPEPPALVTGGPEAGTPEAGAAPESVASGNAPEGDPESVPGSGSGATHGDSQGPAGPNAAGPNVSAPNAAAPGTEGAGESVVHVSGAVKDPGVVELPPGSRVHEAIEAAGGMTKEADPGGLNLAAPVQDGTLIWVPTPEELESGAGPPGQAQNPVPGAGQEPGQSGPSAEGSAQLINLNTADAQTLDELPGIGPALSERIIAHRETNGPFGSLEELAAVSGIGPVILADVEGLVTW; the protein is encoded by the coding sequence ATGGAGGCCTGGCCGGAGGACGAGCTGTCACGTCGGGAGCGGCTGCGCGCACAGCGCGAGGCTGCCCACGCCGCGCCCGCCCGGATCGGCCTGAAGCTAACTGCAGTCGTCGTCATCGTCATCGCGCTGCTCGCCTGGCTGGTGGTCTCCTGGTTCACGAGCGCGCGATCGGCCTCCGCGCCGTTGCCGGAACCGCCCGCGCTGGTCACGGGCGGGCCAGAGGCGGGCACGCCCGAGGCGGGTGCGGCACCCGAGAGTGTCGCCTCTGGCAATGCTCCAGAGGGTGACCCAGAGTCTGTCCCCGGGTCAGGAAGCGGTGCGACGCACGGTGACTCGCAGGGCCCGGCAGGTCCGAACGCTGCAGGTCCCAACGTTTCTGCTCCCAACGCTGCAGCGCCCGGCACCGAGGGTGCGGGGGAGTCGGTGGTTCACGTCAGCGGTGCCGTGAAGGATCCCGGTGTGGTGGAGCTGCCCCCTGGTTCCCGGGTGCATGAGGCGATCGAGGCGGCCGGAGGCATGACCAAGGAGGCGGATCCGGGAGGTCTGAACCTTGCGGCACCGGTCCAGGACGGCACGTTGATCTGGGTCCCCACACCCGAGGAGCTCGAGAGCGGAGCCGGGCCACCGGGACAGGCGCAGAATCCTGTGCCCGGCGCCGGTCAGGAGCCCGGGCAGTCTGGCCCCTCCGCCGAAGGGTCGGCGCAGCTCATCAACCTCAACACCGCCGATGCCCAGACTCTGGATGAGCTGCCAGGTATCGGACCCGCGCTGTCCGAGCGGATCATCGCCCACCGGGAGACCAACGGCCCGTTCGGTTCCCTGGAGGAGCTGGCTGCAGTCAGCGGCATCGGCCCGGTCATCCTGGCCGATGTGGAAGGACTGGTCACCTGGTGA
- a CDS encoding ComEC/Rec2 family competence protein: MKDRRPLDLRLLPTALAAWAAGLASVHLAWEQALQLGWTLVVAGALLTATAWLLNRLATHVVPLHVLLCCVVAGLVALTAGAQGRELSDRGWEEAVQSKAPVTVTARIMGQPRILVGTGFEGEDQVLAQAVVEQAQWPGESVPIPVDAPVVIIASVVEDEEPFTAGHRYQGLVRLTPTDPGERASALAFPFGEDLARIPADDRTETADIFNRLREGTTEASAHAVGDAPALLPGLILGDRSRQDADLSEAMREAGLSHLTAVSGANCALVMGSLMGLVRLVRLPRWSTVPVALLGLVLFVLLVHPEPSVIRAGVMGSISALALFAGRGRSAFSLLCLCVVGLLIVDPFYAVEPAFQLSAAATAGIVVVGTRIKERLERFMPAWLAAPLALAFSAQLFVAPVLLPLSGGVNTYAVPANLLAAPFVPFVTVPGTFAAIISTVLPWAAIGILWCSGLAAACLGLIGRAVASLPQALAPWPQEGLGVALTVLYLSAALILAIGLVGRFRRWHAPVLAAAAGGLLAVVLPAAVLVPPALPAAWRVALCDVGQGDMLVVRTQESAGIVVDAGEDPTLAEACLARLQIHTVEALLVTHEHRDHYGGVEGVIAKDEPGMVLYSASEGWDLDAEVGAVAALPQSVTVHRARPGDTLAYTEQLTVRLRVWSADAHHAEANDNSLVAFFEVSDPELPAGVVGSAQDPLTLLTLGDMEEEAAAAMIRGEGLPEEVHLLKVAHHGAANGGTELLQATHPEVALIGVGEDNTYGHPGPSILRTLEEDLGAAVYRTDIHGTVVIGAARDGLEVSALP, translated from the coding sequence GTGAAGGATCGCCGGCCCCTGGACCTGCGACTGCTCCCGACGGCGCTGGCAGCCTGGGCAGCAGGGCTGGCGTCGGTTCATCTCGCGTGGGAACAGGCACTCCAACTGGGCTGGACGTTGGTCGTGGCCGGAGCGCTGCTGACCGCTACGGCGTGGCTGCTGAACCGGCTGGCCACCCACGTCGTCCCGCTGCACGTTCTCTTGTGCTGCGTGGTGGCCGGCCTGGTCGCGCTGACTGCAGGTGCACAGGGTCGTGAGCTGAGCGACCGAGGGTGGGAAGAAGCAGTCCAGTCAAAGGCACCGGTGACCGTGACCGCCAGAATCATGGGACAGCCGAGAATCCTTGTGGGGACGGGATTCGAGGGTGAGGACCAGGTCCTGGCTCAGGCGGTGGTGGAACAGGCACAGTGGCCGGGAGAGTCAGTCCCCATCCCGGTGGACGCTCCGGTGGTGATCATCGCGTCTGTCGTCGAAGACGAGGAGCCCTTCACCGCAGGGCACCGCTACCAGGGTCTGGTGCGGCTCACACCGACGGACCCGGGTGAACGCGCGAGCGCCCTGGCGTTCCCCTTCGGAGAGGACTTGGCACGGATTCCAGCCGATGACCGTACTGAGACCGCTGACATCTTCAACCGGCTGCGGGAAGGCACCACCGAGGCATCAGCCCACGCGGTCGGAGACGCGCCGGCCCTGCTGCCTGGTCTCATCCTCGGAGATCGATCCCGGCAGGACGCCGATCTCAGCGAAGCGATGCGCGAAGCTGGCCTGAGCCATCTGACCGCGGTCAGCGGGGCCAACTGTGCGCTGGTGATGGGATCGCTGATGGGTCTGGTGCGACTCGTGCGGCTTCCACGCTGGTCCACCGTGCCGGTCGCGCTCCTCGGACTGGTGCTCTTCGTGCTCCTGGTCCACCCCGAGCCGAGCGTGATCCGAGCCGGGGTGATGGGCAGCATCTCGGCACTGGCCCTCTTCGCGGGGCGCGGACGGTCCGCGTTCTCGCTGCTGTGCCTGTGCGTGGTCGGACTGCTGATCGTTGATCCGTTCTACGCCGTTGAACCTGCCTTTCAGCTTTCTGCAGCGGCCACCGCCGGGATCGTCGTCGTCGGGACCCGTATCAAGGAGAGGCTTGAACGGTTCATGCCCGCATGGCTCGCCGCTCCGCTAGCGCTGGCCTTCTCCGCTCAGCTGTTCGTGGCCCCAGTGCTGCTTCCGCTCTCCGGTGGAGTGAACACCTACGCGGTGCCGGCGAATCTGCTTGCCGCGCCCTTCGTCCCGTTCGTCACGGTCCCTGGAACCTTCGCCGCGATCATCTCCACGGTGTTGCCGTGGGCCGCCATCGGCATCCTCTGGTGCTCCGGGCTTGCCGCAGCCTGTCTGGGGCTCATCGGCCGCGCTGTTGCCTCGCTTCCCCAGGCCTTGGCCCCCTGGCCCCAAGAAGGACTCGGGGTGGCGCTGACCGTCCTCTACCTCAGCGCGGCGCTGATCTTGGCGATCGGCCTGGTCGGCCGATTCCGGCGCTGGCACGCACCGGTGCTCGCCGCCGCGGCAGGGGGCCTGCTGGCGGTGGTGCTGCCCGCCGCTGTCCTGGTGCCGCCTGCACTGCCTGCGGCATGGCGGGTGGCGCTGTGCGATGTCGGCCAGGGGGACATGCTGGTGGTGCGCACCCAGGAATCGGCGGGGATCGTGGTCGATGCCGGGGAGGACCCGACGCTGGCAGAGGCGTGTCTCGCCCGCTTGCAGATCCACACCGTGGAGGCGCTGCTGGTGACGCACGAGCATCGAGACCACTATGGCGGCGTGGAGGGGGTAATCGCCAAGGATGAACCCGGCATGGTGCTCTACTCGGCCAGCGAAGGGTGGGACCTCGATGCCGAGGTCGGAGCAGTTGCGGCTCTTCCGCAGAGCGTGACGGTGCATCGCGCCCGGCCGGGGGACACCCTGGCCTATACGGAGCAGCTGACGGTCCGGTTGCGAGTCTGGTCCGCCGATGCGCACCACGCGGAAGCCAATGACAACTCCTTGGTGGCCTTCTTCGAGGTCAGCGATCCTGAGCTGCCTGCTGGCGTGGTGGGATCCGCGCAGGACCCGCTCACGCTGCTCACCCTCGGGGATATGGAGGAAGAGGCCGCGGCGGCCATGATCCGAGGCGAAGGTCTGCCCGAGGAGGTCCACCTGCTGAAGGTCGCCCACCACGGTGCGGCCAACGGCGGGACCGAGCTGCTCCAGGCCACTCACCCCGAGGTGGCGTTGATCGGGGTGGGGGAGGACAACACCTATGGCCATCCTGGACCGTCGATCCTGCGCACTCTGGAGGAGGACCTGGGCGCCGCCGTGTACCGCACGGACATCCACGGCACTGTGGTGATCGGTGCGGCCCGTGATGGTCTGGAGGTCTCAGCGCTGCCGTGA
- a CDS encoding DegV family protein, with the protein MTARPPERCQQSLARWRSAVEADLLRRRAAMPGRKPNLRRKKGRIAVVTDSSCSLPVDRHTQEVLLGQMGANIVAVPIPVMIGGQMYPETSAELDRDLPLALAQGAEVRTSRPSPGRLLESYQKLKDQGYAGVVSIHLSGELSGTVDAARLAAGQLDFPVTVLDSAQAGLALGHSVIDAAMTAQLGGTLSAVAESATRTARASESLFVLPQLDQLRRGGRINAMATLIGGLLWVKPLLQLVDGEIHPVERPRTMVRALERLQVRVTEKAHSMQAPRLAVHGFGNDLQALQLAEALQPLSATPIPVVDLPPALAAHLGLGALAVSLSPTP; encoded by the coding sequence ATGACCGCCCGGCCGCCGGAACGCTGCCAGCAGAGCCTGGCCCGATGGCGCAGCGCCGTCGAGGCGGACCTGCTGCGCCGCCGAGCGGCGATGCCCGGGCGCAAGCCGAACCTGCGTCGCAAGAAGGGTCGGATCGCGGTGGTCACCGATTCCTCCTGCTCGCTTCCGGTGGATCGCCACACCCAGGAGGTGCTGCTCGGGCAGATGGGCGCCAATATCGTCGCCGTTCCCATCCCGGTCATGATCGGCGGGCAGATGTACCCGGAGACCAGCGCCGAACTTGACCGGGACCTGCCCCTGGCCCTGGCTCAGGGCGCGGAGGTGCGCACCTCCCGACCCTCACCGGGCCGGTTGTTGGAGTCCTACCAGAAGCTCAAGGACCAGGGCTATGCCGGGGTGGTCTCGATCCATCTCTCGGGCGAGCTCTCCGGGACCGTGGACGCGGCACGTCTTGCCGCCGGTCAGCTGGACTTCCCGGTGACCGTTCTGGACTCCGCGCAGGCAGGGCTCGCGCTGGGGCACAGCGTCATCGACGCCGCGATGACCGCCCAGCTCGGGGGAACCCTCTCAGCGGTCGCGGAGTCCGCGACCCGCACCGCCCGGGCCTCGGAGTCCCTCTTTGTGCTGCCTCAGCTGGACCAGCTGCGCCGCGGCGGGCGGATCAATGCGATGGCGACCCTCATCGGCGGCCTGCTCTGGGTCAAGCCGCTCCTGCAGCTGGTCGACGGTGAGATCCACCCCGTGGAGCGGCCCCGCACCATGGTGCGCGCTCTGGAACGCCTTCAGGTGCGAGTCACCGAGAAGGCCCACTCGATGCAGGCCCCCCGACTCGCCGTCCACGGCTTCGGCAATGATCTGCAGGCGCTGCAGCTCGCCGAGGCGCTGCAGCCGCTCTCCGCGACTCCCATCCCCGTGGTTGACCTTCCACCCGCTCTGGCCGCACATCTCGGTCTCGGAGCGCTTGCCGTCTCGCTGAGCCCCACGCCCTGA
- a CDS encoding TVP38/TMEM64 family protein, with amino-acid sequence MSEKSLRPAWGSFLRNALLVAVLLVMVYAAFNLRLPSVDTLQSRIEAYGWAGWIVFVLLYAVVAMTPIPVTIMAISGGFIFGVLEGSLLSVIGVLIGCWAAYHLARSLGAHAVRRLLGSHAETVETRLQNAGFEAVFALRLTPGVPYWPVNYGGGAFGVTQRDFVVASVIATVPGQVSLVSLGAFIAEPSVMHGAVVGAAWIVVVGMTIWAYRSWRGTARPLPGA; translated from the coding sequence ATGAGTGAGAAGTCCCTCCGACCGGCCTGGGGATCGTTCCTGCGCAATGCCCTGCTGGTCGCCGTGCTGCTGGTGATGGTCTATGCGGCGTTCAACCTGCGCCTGCCCTCGGTGGATACGCTGCAGAGCAGGATCGAGGCCTACGGCTGGGCCGGTTGGATCGTGTTCGTGCTGCTCTATGCCGTAGTCGCGATGACGCCTATTCCGGTGACGATCATGGCGATCAGCGGCGGCTTCATCTTCGGCGTCCTGGAGGGAAGTCTGCTCTCGGTCATCGGCGTCCTGATCGGCTGTTGGGCCGCCTATCACCTGGCACGGTCGCTGGGTGCCCATGCGGTGCGCAGGCTCCTCGGGTCCCATGCAGAGACCGTGGAGACCCGGTTGCAGAACGCGGGCTTCGAGGCGGTCTTCGCGCTGCGACTGACACCGGGAGTGCCCTATTGGCCGGTGAACTACGGCGGCGGCGCCTTCGGCGTGACCCAGCGTGACTTCGTCGTGGCCAGCGTGATCGCCACCGTGCCGGGACAGGTCTCCCTGGTCTCCCTCGGTGCATTCATCGCCGAGCCGTCGGTGATGCATGGCGCCGTGGTCGGGGCGGCGTGGATCGTGGTGGTGGGGATGACGATCTGGGCCTATCGCAGCTGGCGCGGCACAGCTCGTCCGCTGCCCGGCGCCTGA
- a CDS encoding primosomal protein N' family DNA-binding protein, whose protein sequence is MAQEPGPQAQRHSTQPALLDSLAPAPAPALPAGATDDLPVAEVLLESAVPHLDRPFDYVVPIDLADKIVPGCRVKLKFSGREMTGYVIRRKQEPATTARLSLITKLVTALPVLAEDILDLAHQVAERGAGVTADVLRAAIPPRAARVEKDYAGLTAPSPVLESESPGPRTAALALKSYGEHSWTQQILQRVRVCLEAEGDAVVVVPDQRDVESLMEVLTAELGSGMAVQLTAEMGPSSRYRSFLQLRFGQARVVVGTRSAIFAPVARLRLLVIFEDAESTHAEPRAPYHHVREVALLRTVQTGAELVMLSTSRSLEVQRLVERGWLTETAPTREERRAAAPRMIATADSYQQEREPAFRQARLPAAAYKAAREGLQHGPVLVQVARSGFIPAVLCERCRARQQCPQCHGPLSLPAHHGQSLTLKCRWCGLHHRNHRCAECGSTTFRAGTRGADRTAQELGRAFPNTPVVSSTSDHPIDQVGEEPALVVSTPGVEPVARTGYAAALLLDGDTQLSREGLDVPRQVLARWFRASTLVCRHQDDGGTVVITADAEELTSALIRWDPVSYARRELYNRLELGLPPAQRMLSLTGDPAEAEAFLAQVQLPQGRSWIGPSVLEDGRHRYLLFFGYAEASSVVTEIRRIRRTHSAAPPGAARSGRGLRIAMDDVLSLQF, encoded by the coding sequence GTGGCGCAGGAACCTGGTCCCCAGGCGCAGAGGCACTCGACTCAGCCTGCCCTGCTGGATTCGCTGGCTCCGGCACCTGCTCCCGCGCTGCCGGCCGGCGCCACCGATGATCTGCCCGTGGCAGAGGTGCTGCTGGAATCTGCGGTCCCGCACCTGGACCGCCCCTTCGACTACGTGGTGCCCATCGATCTGGCGGACAAGATCGTGCCTGGCTGCCGGGTCAAGCTGAAGTTCTCCGGACGGGAGATGACCGGCTATGTGATTCGACGCAAGCAGGAACCTGCCACCACGGCACGCCTCTCGCTGATCACCAAGCTGGTCACCGCCCTGCCGGTGCTCGCCGAGGACATCCTTGACCTGGCGCACCAGGTGGCCGAGCGCGGGGCAGGGGTCACTGCCGATGTGCTGCGTGCCGCCATCCCACCTCGCGCGGCGCGCGTGGAGAAGGACTATGCGGGCCTGACCGCACCCAGTCCGGTGCTCGAGAGCGAGAGTCCCGGCCCGCGCACCGCGGCGTTGGCCCTGAAGTCCTATGGCGAGCACTCCTGGACTCAACAGATTCTGCAGCGTGTGCGCGTCTGTCTGGAGGCCGAGGGGGACGCCGTCGTCGTCGTCCCGGATCAACGCGACGTGGAGTCGCTCATGGAGGTGCTCACCGCCGAGCTGGGAAGCGGCATGGCCGTGCAGCTCACGGCGGAGATGGGGCCATCCTCGCGCTACCGATCCTTCCTGCAGCTGCGATTCGGGCAGGCGCGGGTGGTGGTCGGCACCCGCTCCGCCATCTTCGCTCCGGTGGCGAGGCTGCGTCTGCTGGTGATCTTCGAGGACGCCGAGTCCACCCACGCCGAGCCGCGCGCCCCGTACCACCACGTCCGAGAGGTCGCGCTGCTGCGCACGGTGCAGACCGGCGCGGAACTCGTCATGCTCTCCACCTCACGCAGCCTGGAGGTGCAGCGGCTGGTGGAGCGCGGTTGGCTCACCGAGACTGCCCCCACTCGCGAGGAGCGTCGTGCCGCGGCACCCCGGATGATCGCCACCGCCGACTCCTACCAGCAGGAGCGCGAGCCCGCGTTCCGGCAGGCCCGTCTGCCGGCGGCGGCATATAAGGCCGCGCGGGAGGGACTGCAGCACGGCCCGGTGCTGGTGCAGGTCGCACGGAGCGGGTTCATCCCTGCCGTGCTGTGCGAACGCTGCCGCGCCCGCCAGCAGTGTCCCCAGTGTCACGGGCCGCTGAGCCTGCCCGCCCACCACGGCCAGTCCCTCACGCTGAAATGCCGCTGGTGCGGGCTGCACCATCGCAACCACCGGTGCGCCGAGTGCGGCTCGACGACCTTTCGCGCCGGAACCCGAGGCGCAGACCGCACCGCCCAGGAGCTCGGCCGTGCCTTCCCCAACACGCCGGTGGTCTCCTCGACTTCCGACCACCCCATCGATCAGGTGGGCGAGGAGCCGGCACTGGTGGTCTCCACCCCCGGAGTGGAGCCGGTCGCGCGGACGGGTTATGCGGCGGCGCTGCTGCTGGACGGGGACACCCAGCTCAGCCGCGAGGGCCTCGACGTGCCACGCCAGGTGCTCGCGCGCTGGTTCCGCGCATCGACCCTGGTGTGCAGGCATCAGGACGACGGCGGCACCGTGGTCATCACGGCCGACGCCGAGGAGCTGACCTCGGCCCTCATCCGCTGGGACCCGGTCTCCTACGCCCGACGCGAGCTCTACAACCGACTGGAGCTGGGCCTTCCGCCGGCCCAGCGCATGCTCAGCCTCACCGGGGACCCCGCCGAGGCGGAGGCCTTCCTGGCCCAGGTGCAGCTTCCCCAGGGGCGGAGCTGGATCGGTCCCTCGGTGCTGGAGGACGGACGCCACCGCTATCTGCTGTTCTTCGGCTACGCCGAGGCCAGCTCGGTGGTCACCGAGATCCGACGGATCCGGCGCACGCACAGCGCGGCCCCGCCGGGTGCGGCGCGGTCAGGACGGGGACTGCGGATCGCCATGGACGACGTGCTCAGCCTGCAGTTCTAG
- the leuS gene encoding leucine--tRNA ligase, producing the protein MTQPATHSAGAEGGEKKLYSFQEMEARWLPLWEEQGTFVVDPADTREKKYVLDMFPYPSGDLHMGHAEAFAIGDIPARYARLRGYNVLHPIGWDSFGLPAENAAIKNDAHPADWTYANIETQAASFKRYGISADWTRRLHTSDESYYRWTQWLFLQFYNKGLAYKKDSPVNWCPKDQTVLANEQVVDGACERCGTAVIKKSLNQWYFKITDYADRLLEDMEQLKGHWPDRVLSMQRNWIGRSTGASVRYEIKPADGGADHAPVEVFTTRPDTLYGVTFMVVAADADLAMDLVTEGQRAELESYRAALGSVSDIERQSAERERTGVFLGRYAIHPITGEELPLWASDYVLADYGTGAVMGVPAHDQRDLEFARTMGLNIRVVVDTGDEDPEETGAATAGEGTAVNSPAWEGLGKDAAIARAIEVLAENSVGESKVNYRLRDWLLSRQRFWGAPIPIIHCEACGEVPVPEDQLPVRLPTGMRGEQLAPKGKSPLAGASDWVNVDCPSCGGAATRDTDTMDTFVDSSWYYLRYIDPNNTDEIFPSEEINKWLPVDQYVGGVEHAILHLLYSRFFTKVLFDLGLVNFTEPFKALLNQGQVLNGGKAMSKSLGNGVNLGEQLDAYGVDAVRLTMVFAGPPEDDVDWADVSPAGSAKFLARAWRVAQDVSSAKSADPATGAAGLRAVTHRTIQDAAYLVEDKKFNVVIARVMELVNAARKEIDSGAGAANPAVREAAEVTAQILSLVAPYTAEDMWAMLGHEPSVANSSWPVVDESLLVQDTVTAVIQVKGKLRDKIEVPADITEEELQTQALALPKIQRYITEGGGVRKVIVRAPKLVNVVTG; encoded by the coding sequence GTGACTCAGCCCGCTACCCATTCCGCTGGCGCGGAAGGTGGGGAGAAGAAGCTGTACTCCTTCCAGGAGATGGAGGCCCGCTGGCTGCCCCTCTGGGAGGAACAGGGCACCTTCGTGGTGGATCCTGCCGATACCCGCGAGAAGAAGTACGTGCTGGACATGTTCCCGTACCCCTCCGGTGATCTGCACATGGGCCACGCCGAAGCCTTCGCGATCGGTGACATCCCCGCCCGCTATGCCCGGCTGCGCGGTTACAACGTGCTGCACCCGATCGGTTGGGACTCCTTCGGTCTTCCCGCGGAGAACGCCGCGATCAAGAACGACGCGCATCCGGCCGACTGGACCTACGCGAACATCGAGACCCAGGCGGCCTCCTTCAAGCGCTACGGCATCAGCGCCGACTGGACCCGCCGGCTGCACACCTCGGATGAGTCCTACTACCGCTGGACCCAGTGGCTGTTCCTGCAGTTCTACAACAAGGGCCTGGCGTATAAGAAGGACTCCCCGGTCAACTGGTGCCCCAAGGATCAGACCGTGCTCGCGAACGAGCAGGTCGTCGATGGCGCCTGTGAACGCTGCGGTACCGCGGTGATCAAGAAGTCGCTGAACCAGTGGTATTTCAAGATCACCGACTACGCCGACCGCCTGCTCGAGGACATGGAGCAGCTCAAGGGTCACTGGCCCGACCGGGTGCTCTCCATGCAGCGCAACTGGATCGGCCGGTCCACCGGCGCCTCCGTGCGCTATGAGATCAAGCCTGCCGACGGCGGCGCGGATCACGCCCCGGTGGAGGTCTTCACCACCCGTCCCGACACGCTCTACGGCGTCACCTTCATGGTGGTGGCCGCCGACGCCGATCTGGCCATGGATCTGGTCACCGAGGGTCAGCGGGCCGAGCTGGAGTCCTACCGGGCGGCGCTGGGCAGCGTCTCCGACATCGAACGCCAGTCGGCGGAACGGGAGCGCACCGGAGTGTTCCTCGGCCGATACGCGATCCACCCGATCACCGGCGAGGAGCTGCCGCTCTGGGCCTCGGACTATGTGCTCGCCGATTACGGCACCGGCGCGGTCATGGGCGTGCCCGCCCACGATCAGCGTGACCTGGAGTTCGCCCGCACCATGGGGCTGAACATCCGCGTGGTCGTGGACACCGGGGATGAGGACCCGGAAGAGACCGGCGCCGCGACCGCCGGTGAAGGCACGGCAGTGAACTCCCCGGCCTGGGAGGGTCTCGGCAAGGACGCCGCGATCGCCAGGGCCATCGAGGTGCTGGCCGAGAACAGCGTCGGCGAGTCGAAGGTGAACTACCGTCTGCGCGACTGGCTGCTCTCCCGCCAGCGCTTCTGGGGTGCACCGATCCCGATCATCCACTGTGAGGCCTGCGGCGAGGTCCCCGTGCCCGAGGACCAGCTCCCGGTCAGGCTGCCCACCGGCATGCGCGGCGAACAGCTGGCTCCCAAGGGCAAGTCTCCGCTGGCCGGGGCGAGTGACTGGGTCAACGTGGACTGCCCGTCCTGCGGCGGGGCGGCCACCCGGGACACCGACACCATGGACACCTTCGTGGATTCCTCCTGGTACTACCTGCGCTATATCGACCCCAACAACACCGATGAGATCTTCCCCAGCGAGGAGATCAACAAGTGGCTGCCGGTGGACCAGTATGTGGGCGGCGTGGAACACGCCATACTGCACCTGCTCTACTCGCGATTCTTCACCAAGGTGCTCTTCGATCTGGGCCTGGTGAACTTCACCGAGCCGTTCAAGGCGCTGCTGAACCAGGGCCAGGTGCTCAACGGCGGCAAGGCCATGTCCAAGTCCCTGGGCAATGGCGTGAACCTCGGTGAGCAGCTCGACGCCTATGGGGTGGACGCCGTGCGGCTGACCATGGTGTTCGCCGGCCCACCCGAGGACGACGTGGACTGGGCAGATGTCTCACCCGCCGGTTCAGCGAAGTTCCTGGCGCGCGCCTGGCGAGTGGCCCAGGACGTCAGCTCGGCCAAGAGCGCAGATCCGGCCACCGGTGCTGCCGGCCTGCGCGCGGTCACCCACCGGACCATCCAGGACGCCGCGTACCTGGTGGAGGACAAGAAGTTCAACGTGGTGATCGCGCGCGTCATGGAGCTGGTCAACGCTGCACGCAAGGAGATCGACTCCGGCGCCGGCGCAGCCAATCCGGCAGTCCGCGAAGCCGCCGAGGTCACTGCGCAGATCCTCTCCCTGGTGGCGCCCTATACCGCTGAGGACATGTGGGCGATGCTCGGTCACGAGCCCTCAGTGGCGAACTCCTCCTGGCCGGTGGTGGACGAGTCCCTGCTCGTGCAGGACACCGTCACCGCGGTGATCCAGGTCAAGGGCAAGCTGCGCGACAAGATCGAGGTCCCGGCGGACATCACCGAAGAGGAGCTCCAGACCCAGGCGCTGGCGCTGCCGAAGATCCAGCGCTACATCACCGAAGGCGGGGGAGTGCGCAAGGTGATCGTGCGCGCCCCGAAGCTGGTGAACGTCGTGACGGGCTGA